In one Dermacentor variabilis isolate Ectoservices chromosome 4, ASM5094787v1, whole genome shotgun sequence genomic region, the following are encoded:
- the LOC142578827 gene encoding GSK3-beta interaction protein isoform X3: protein MTTAAASTSELQSTSSKLDKPDIATATPKSAKSSMETMSPSSKVFHYGIEEVPYQQELNSIIEEIRFGVTDVGMSTLPSDELASYFNLQTKEEKRMCIMMSRQGFQVVGNDYNLRDMEDGQCFETVDALLDSLSPTYRRLFNEALTKKLQDLQKDSQSIDETSTGGADK, encoded by the exons ATGACTACCGCGGCGGCGTCGACGTCCGAGTTACAGTCTACTTCATCAAAACTGGATAAACCCGATATAGCTACGGCGACACCAAAATCCGCCAAGTCGTCGATGGAAACGATGTCG CCCAGCAGCAAGGTGTTCCATTATGGCATAGAGGAAGTACCCTACCAGCAGGAACTGAACTCTATCATTGAAGAGATTCGTTTTGGCGTGACCGACGTAGGGATGTCCACACTTCCGTCAGACGAACTGGCCAGCTACTTCAACTTGCAGACAAAAGAGGAAAAGCGCATGTGCATTATGATGTCGCGGCAAGGGTTCCAAGTTGTCGGCAATGACTACAACCTTCGGGACATGGAAGATGGACAGTGCTTCGAAACTGTTGATGCTCTTCTAGACTCTCTAAGCCCCACTTACCGTCGGCTCTTCAATGAAGCATTGACAAAAAAACTGCAAGATTTGCAGAAGGACAGCCAGAGCATTGATGAAACGTCAACAGGAGGCGCTGACAAATAA